In Mercurialis annua linkage group LG5, ddMerAnnu1.2, whole genome shotgun sequence, a single genomic region encodes these proteins:
- the LOC126681734 gene encoding putative E3 ubiquitin-protein ligase SINA-like 6: protein MDPSSSNSNVGQSRSDNSVSSFDLELLDCSICYEPLTIPITQCVNGHTTCSTCSDKLEKCPYCELPIGAIRNLAFEKIIQSVKFNCRYKSCPVVGSSEIIYAHYKMMHNYFVTNFDYDSNFVVSLRVDSESFVVLQENKSIDVFVLNNKSESLRNVLTLWRLGLSSRSHCHYVIEIKFSDSCIKFESIADNIQSVETYTNYLLGLFVDRNHTSVADCFTNLVIIVYADTSMLPDPLQDDSDFDIWNHK, encoded by the exons ATGGATCCATCAAGTTCTAATTCTAATGTTGGACAAAGTCGATCCGATAATAGTGTCTCTTCATTTGATCTTGAATTACTTGACTGCTCGATTTGCTACGAGCCTTTAACAATTCCTATTACGCAA TGTGTGAATGGTCATACTACTTGCTCCACATGCTCTGATAAACTTGAGAAATGTCCTTATTGTGAATTACCTATTGGGGCGATACGGAATCTGGCCTTCGAAAAAATCATTCAGTCGGTAAAGTTCAATTGTCGATATAAGA GCTGTCCTGTCGTTGGCTCATCTGAAATTATTTATGCTCACTATAAAATGATGCATAATTACTTTGTTACTAATTTTGATTATGATAGCAATTTTGTTGTTTCGCTTAGAGTTGATTCTGAATCTTTTGTTGTTTTACAAGAGAACAAATCCATTGATGTATTTGTTTTGAACAACAAATCAGAATCTCTTAGAAACGTTTTAACATTGTGGCGTCTTGGACTGTCATCAAGGAGCCACTGCCATTAcgttattgaaataaaatttagtgaTTCTTGCATCAAGTTTGAATCTATTGCTGACAATATTCAATCTGTTGAAACTTATACTAACTATTTGTTAGGGCTTTTTGTTGACAGAAATCATACATCTGTTGCTGATTGTTTCACAAATTTGGTTATCATCGTGTATGCTGATACTTCAATGCTTCCAGACCCCTTACAAGACGATTCAGATTTTGATATCTGGAATCACAAATAA